From Diospyros lotus cultivar Yz01 chromosome 4, ASM1463336v1, whole genome shotgun sequence, a single genomic window includes:
- the LOC127799822 gene encoding uncharacterized protein LOC127799822, with product MDNCMISALYHQALTGHKRSDNGVTSSQVSKVIESVNNVCGVVVSEKNVRGRLKTIKKEYVELRQLLSMSGFGLEPNTGRVTADALAWEEFLKGKPEFGKWKNKLCPRYDELEVILGNDVATGERSIAGNDDISPIHVVDESVNEIDSQSEATNSSKRNDSKRSAEGGSNRSRRRRTQPDDNPKESETIRPLDMHHGMEVRFGLSKGPAHPSFI from the exons ATGGATAACTGTATGATTAGCGCATTATATCATCAAGCGTTGACCGGTCACAAAAGAAGTGACAACGGTGTTACATCATCTCAAGTGTCAAAGGTAATTGAGAGTGTAAATAATGTGTGTGGAGTTGTTGTGTCAGAAAAAAATGTAAGGGGGCGTTTGAAGACTATTAAGAAAGAATATGTTGAACTTCGTCAATTATTAAGTATGAGTGGTTTTGGGTTGGAACCTAACACTGGACGTGTCACAGCCGATGCATTGGCTTGGGAGGAGTTTCTTAAG gggAAACCAGAATTTGGAAAGTGGAAGAACAAACTTTGTCCTCGGTATGATGAGTTGGAGGTTATCCTTGGAAATGATGTTGCTACAGGAGAGCGCTCAATAGCCGGCAATGACGATATCTCTCCCATCCATG TAGTAGATGAAAGTGTAAATGAGATTGATAGTCAAAGTGAAGctacaaattcaagcaaaagAAATGATTCCAAGCGTAGCGCCGAAGGAGGATCTAACAGAAGCCGGCGTAGACGTACCCAACCCGATGACA ACCCAAAGGAGTCTGAAACGATCCGCCCCCTGGATATGCATCATGGAATGGAAGTTCGCTTTGGACTCTCCAAGGGACCAGCCCACCCCAGTTTCATCTGA
- the LOC127798721 gene encoding serine/threonine-protein kinase D6PK, producing MNDSQAHCGSHCDAESLEVSFPELTVGESICSSTVTGSDETCPLSVEVYKDGERVDLGSEKRSTSVSVDVCSTSTKCSEATRDSIEGEKTRSLDVEVNQDEEFVDYVGSKKSNLSSAVEVSSNTIIGPTHGTDTEEEKISSLDVEVNKDGECVDSVGSEKSSLSYSDSSDCNDASFRSSFHSKPHKGNDLRWDAIQRVKEKDGELGLWHFRLLKKLGFGDIGSVYLAELRGTGCLFAMKVMDKAMLAGRKKLIRAQTEREILGLLDHPFLPTLYSHFETHKFSCLLMEFCSGGDLHILRQRQPGKHFSEQAARFYASEVLLALEYLHMMGVVYRDLKPENVLVREDGHIMLSDFDLSLRCFVSPTLVKSANEPSCTNSSYCIQPSCIDPACKLPVCVEPPCFQPSCFKPRLVSSRRAKVRTERTALTNSDSFPVLVAEPTAARSMSFVGTHEYLAPEIIRGDGHGSAVDWWTFGIFLYELLYGKTPFKGNGNRETLFNVVGQSLKFPEGSTVGFAAKNLIRGLLAKDPQKRLGYKRGATEIKQHPFFESVNWALIRSNHPPEIPKPVDLAFFNQTIKSSLPQNDRGPSSSDRSSGAYLDFEFF from the exons ATGAACGACAGTCAAGCCCACTGTGGTTCGCATTGTGATGCCGAGTCTCTCGAGGTTAGTTTTCCAGAACTCACTGTTGGCGAGAGTATTTGTAGCAGTACCGTTACTGGGTCTGATGAGACATGCCCATTGAGTGTTGAAGTCTATAAAGATGGGGAGCGTGTGGATTTGGGAAGTGAAAAGAGGAGTACCAGCGTTAGCGTCGATGTTTGTAGCACAAGCACTAAATGTAGTGAAGCAACTAGGGACAGTATTGAGGGAGAAAAAACAAGATCTCTGGATGTTGAAGTCAATCAAGATGAGGAATTTGTGGATTATGTGGGAAGTAAGAAGAGTAATTTGAGTAGTGCTGTTGAGGTTTCTAGCAATACCATTATTGGGCCTACTCATGGTACAGACACTGAGGAAGAAAAGATAAGCTCTTTGGATGTTGAAGTAAATAAAGATGGGGAATGTGTGGATTCTGTGGGAAGTGAGAAGAGTAGTCTGAGTTATAGTGATAGTTCCGACTGTAACGATGCTAGTTTTAGAAGCTCCTTTCATTCCAAACCTCATAAAGGGAATGACCTTAGGTGGGATGCTATACAACGTGTGAAGGAAAAAGATGGGGAATTGGGTTTGTGGCACTTTAGGCTTCTGAAGAAGCTGGGATTTGGGGACATTGGTAGTGTTTATTTGGCGGAGTTGAGGGGGACGGGCTGTTTGTTTGCAATGAAGGTGATGGATAAGGCAATGTTGGCTGGGAGGAAGAAGTTGATTAGAGCTCAAACTGAGAGAGAAATTCTGGGTTTGTTGGACCACCCATTTCTTCCTACGCTGTACTCACATTTTGAGACACACAAGTTTTCGTGTTTGCTTATGGAGTTCTGCAGTGGAGGGGATCTTCACATCCTTCGGCAGCGCCAGCCAGGCAAGCATTTTTCCGAACAAGCAGCAAG ATTTTATGCTTCGGAAGTGCTTCTTGCCCTTGAATATCTGCATATGATGGGCGTGGTGTATAGGGATTTAAAGCCCGAAAACGTTTTGGTTAGGGAAGATGGTCATATTATGCTCTCCGATTTCGATCTATCATTGAGGTGTTTCGTGAGTCCAACCCTTGTTAAGTCCGCCAATGAGCCATCCTGTACAAACTCTTCATACTGTATTCAACCCTCATGCATTGATCCAGCATGCAAATTACCTGTGTGTGTAGAGCCTCCTTGTTTCCAACCCTCATGCTTTAAGCCCCGGCTTGTCAGTTCTAGGAGAGCAAAGGTGAGAACTGAAAGAACAGCTTTGACAAATTCGGATTCCTTTCCGGTGCTTGTTGCAGAGCCAACTGCTGCTCGGTCTATGTCATTTGTTGGGACACACGAATATTTGGCCCCAGAGATAATCAGGGGAGATGGCCATGGGAGTGCTGTTGATTGGTGGACGTTCGGCATTTTCTTGTATGAGTTGCTCTATGGGAAGACACCatttaaaggaaatggaaatcGAGAAACATTGTTTAATGTTGTTGGCCAGTCTCTAAAATTTCCAGAGGGATCAACGGTTGGTTTCGCAGCGAAGAACTTGATCAGGGGTCTGCTTGCTAAGGACCCACAAAAAAGACTCGGGTACAAAAGAGGTGCAACGGAGATAAAACAACACCCCTTCTTCGAAAGTGTTAACTGGGCTCTAATTCGAAGCAACCACcctccagaaattcctaaaccAGTTGATTTAGCTTTCTTTAATCAAACAATCAAGTCATCCTTACCCCAAAATGACAGGGGGCCTTCTAGTTCAGACCGTTCATCAGGTGCTTACCTAGATTTCGAATTTTTCTAG